One window of the Magnolia sinica isolate HGM2019 chromosome 19, MsV1, whole genome shotgun sequence genome contains the following:
- the LOC131234589 gene encoding uncharacterized protein LOC131234589, producing the protein MRDQGIPPRGNQPPQNQGAARAAPRPHQPKQGPLVQQRTPPARVYAVAATEAEQDPLQTIHGTAHINGTPVLTLFDSGATLSFIDSAIVSRLALNTTRMHVPLVVASPMGKFVETDKVCRACPITLANREVAIDLIVMSVRHFDVILGMDWLTLVHAVMDCRDKSVTISIPGQASFILKGRGRC; encoded by the coding sequence ATGAGGGATCAGGGCATTCCGCCTCGGGGGAATCAACCACCACAGAACCAGGGAGCAGCAAGAGCAGCACCAAGGCCTCACCAGCCCAAGCAGGGCCCCCTGGTTCAGCAGAGGACTCCCCCAGCTCGAGTATACGCTGTTGCTGCTACCGAGGCCGAGCAGGACCCTCTTCAGACTATCCATGGCACAGCACACATTAACGGTACCCCTGTACTCACTCTTTTCGATTCCGGAGCAACTCTATCCTTTATTGATTCTGCTATTGTATCTAGACTAGCACTGAACACTACTAGGATGCATGTTCCCTTAGTTGTAGCATCCCCTATGGGCAAGTTTGTGGAAACTGATAAAGTGTGTAGAGCATGTCCCATCACGCTCGCAAATCGCGAGGTCGCTATAGACCTAATTGTCATGTCTGTTAGACATTTCGATGTCATTCTTGGGATGGACTGGCTCACGTTGGTACACGCGGTCATGGATTGTCGCGACAAGTCAGTGACTATATCCATCCCGGGGCAAGCCTCGTTCATCCTGAAGGGTAGGGGCAGATGCTGA